CTGTGGGCGCCGGAGGGTGGAGCGCGAACGCTTCACGATGCGGCCAATCTGGGGATGGAGCGAGTGACGTTTCCGCTCGAGATCCGGGAGCTGCAGCCGGAGCAGCGGGTGGAGCGCGACGGCTATGAGATCGTGGCGTATCGATCGCAGCACGGGCACCGTTCGCTCGGCTACGCCCTGGTCGAAGCCGAGCGACTCGGGCGATTCGACCCGGATCGTGCGCGCGCTCTCGGCGTGCCCGAGGGCCCGCTGTTCGGGAAACTTCACCGTGGTGAGGCCATCGAGGTGGACGGGCGAGTGATCACGCCGGAGGACCTCGTGGGCCCGGCGCGTCCGGGGCGCTGCGTCGTATACACGGGCGATACGCGGCCCTGTCGCGAGACCCTCGAGATTGCGCGGGACGCGGACCTGCTGATTCACGACGCGACGTTCACCCACGAGGAAGCCGCCCGCGCAAAGGAAACGAATCACTCGACGGCGCGTGAAGCCGCCGATCTCGCGAAGCGCGCCCGTGTGCTGCAGCTCGCGCTCACACACATCTCCGCTCGATACGCGGATGATGCCCGCCCCCTGGAACGCGAGGCGAGAGCGGTGTTCCGGCCGACGGTCATCGCCTACGACGGGCTCACGATCGAAGTACCGTACCGCGATGCATCCTGAAATACGGGAGCGTCAGCTCCGGGTGCCCGGCGACAAGTCGATCACGCATCGCGCGCTCATCCTGGCGGCGCTCGCGACGGGCCGCAGCAGGATAATGCGTCCGCTCGTGGGTGCGGACACGCAATCCACCGCTGCGTCACTCCGCAGCCTCGGTGTCTCGCTTCCCGCGCTCGCGGACGATCTCACGATCCCGGGCGCCGGGCTGCACGGACTGCGTGCAGCTGCAGGACCGATCGACTGCGGTAACAGCGGCACGACGGCGCGCCTGCTGATGGGCGTGCTCGCGGGCTGTCCATTCGAGAGCACCCTCACCGGTGACGCATCGCTCTGCTCGCGCCCCATGCGGCGCGTGACTGTACCGCTGGAGCTCATGGGGGCCGCGTTTCATGAGCTGGGCGCGCCCGATCGCCTGCCGATCCGCATGCAGGGCGGCGCGCTCCGCCCGCTCCACTACGACAGCCCGCACGCCTCGGCGCAGGTGAAGAGCGCCATCCTGATTGCGGGTCTCACCGGCAGCGCAGACGTCGTCGTGACCGAGCCGTTTCTGAGTCGCGACCATACGGAGCGCATGCTCGGCAGGCTCGGCGTGCCGCTGCGCCGCGGACTCAACCCGGACGGCCGGCCCGAGGTCACACTTTCCCCCGTGGCCGAACTGGATGCCTTCGAGATCGAGGTGCCGGGTGACCTCTCTTCGGCCGCGTTCATGATTGCACACGCGCTCTTCTCGGCCAGCGTGCCGGTCCGCATACGGGATGTCGGGCTGAACCCCGCGCGCACGGGATTCCTTGACGTGGTCCAGCGCATGGGGGGACGCGTGAGCGTCGAGAACGTGCGCGAATCGTGCGGAGAGCCGCTCGGGGATATCGTCGTCGAGCAGAGCGGTCTTCGTTCCGCGCACATCACTGCGGAGGAGGTCCCGTCGCTGGTCGATGAGATCCCCGTTCTTGCGGTGCTTGCGGCGCACGCCGAAGGCACAACGGTCATTGAAGGGGCAGGTGAGTTGCGCGTGAAGGAATCGGATCGAATCACGGCGATGGTCGACAACCTCAGGGCCGTCGGTGCGAGCGCGGAAGAGCGGCCGGATGGACTGGTCGTACACGGGAACCCCGTCCGGCGGGGCAGTGGCTCGCCGCTGCGCGGCGCCGTGCGCGTCCACGGCGACCATCGGATTGCGATGGCCTTCGGCGTGCTCGGCGCGGTAACGGGGGGTGCCGTACGCGTGGACGATCCCGATGCCGTCGCCGTCAGCTTCCCGGGCTTCTGGGACATGCTCGCCGACAGCGCGGAGCGACAGCCGTGATCATTGCCATCGACGGTCCGGCCGGCTCGGGCAAGAGCAGCACCGCGCGCGCCGTGGCCAGGGAGCTGGGCTTTCGACATCTCGATTCGGGTGCGTTCTATCGAGCCCTCACCTACGCGGCCATGGAGCGCGGCATTCCGCCCGCTGAATGGCCAAAGTTCGACGAGGCCCGTCTGGAGTCCTTCCACGTTTCCGCAGAGCCGGCCGACACCGGATTCCGCATGCTGCTGGCAGGTAACGACATCTCCGGTCCGATCCGCAGGGCCGAGGTCAACGCCCTCGTTTCGGCCATGGCCCGTGTCCCCGCCGTGCGGGACTGGCTGCTCAGGACACTGCGCGAGACGGCCCGCCACACCGACCTGGTCGCGGATGGCCGTGACATGGGGACGGTCGTATTCCCCGCCGCGGATCTCAAGATCTTCCTCGTCGCCGACCCGGCCGTGCGTGCGCAGCGACGCCTGACTCAGATGGGTCTGCCCGTTGATGAAGAGAGCGTACGCGATGAGGTCGACCGCATTGAGGCCCGGGACCGCGCCGATTCCTCGCGCGAGGTCGCACCGCTGCGCCAGGCGACGGATGCGGTGCTGCTCGACACAACCGACCTCACGTTCGACGCGCAGGTCGCGAGGATCGTGGAGCTGGCGCGGGCGCGCAGCCACGACTCAGGACCCGCCACCCCTTGACCCTCGCCCTGATGTCGGGTTAGTGTAAGAGTCTGTTCCGGCTCCGAAATCCGGTGCCGGCATGGACGCAAACCCTCAACCGTGCCCACTGCTCCCGCGGCGGGCATGCAGATGCAGTCGGAGGCTCTCCCCATGGCGGACAATCAGGACATCCAGGAAACACAGGATAGCACGGACGCGCTCGCCGGGCAGGAAGGCGGAGTGGCGACGAAGCCGCGGCGTACCCGTGTGAAGCCGAAGGCGGAATCGCTGTCGCAGCAGTCGGCGTTCTTCGAGGAGGACGAGTATTCGCTCGAGGAGTACGAGGCGATGCTCGAGATGTACGAGGAGACGCTGACGAACATCGAGGAAGGCGAGATCGTGAAGGCGAAGGTGCTTCGCATCACGGAGAACGCCGTCATCCTCGACGTCGGCTTCAAGAGCGAAGGCGCGATCACGAAGGACGAGTTCAAGAACCCGGATCAGCTGAAGCCGGGTGATGAAGTCGAGGTCTTCCTGGAGAATCTGGAGGACCAGGACGGCGTGGTCGTGCTGTCGAAGAAGAAGGCCGATTTCCTGCGCGTCTGGGAGAAGATCAAGACTGCGTACGAGGAGAACGAGAAGGTCCCG
The Longimicrobiales bacterium DNA segment above includes these coding regions:
- the rnz gene encoding ribonuclease Z; protein product: MIRVTFLGTAAARPTVGRNVSAIMMHRGGDSLLFDCGEGTQRQMMRYGSGFSVDDIFFSHLHADHFLGLTGLLRTMGLQGREEPMRLWAPEGGARTLHDAANLGMERVTFPLEIRELQPEQRVERDGYEIVAYRSQHGHRSLGYALVEAERLGRFDPDRARALGVPEGPLFGKLHRGEAIEVDGRVITPEDLVGPARPGRCVVYTGDTRPCRETLEIARDADLLIHDATFTHEEAARAKETNHSTAREAADLAKRARVLQLALTHISARYADDARPLEREARAVFRPTVIAYDGLTIEVPYRDAS
- the aroA gene encoding 3-phosphoshikimate 1-carboxyvinyltransferase; the protein is MHPEIRERQLRVPGDKSITHRALILAALATGRSRIMRPLVGADTQSTAASLRSLGVSLPALADDLTIPGAGLHGLRAAAGPIDCGNSGTTARLLMGVLAGCPFESTLTGDASLCSRPMRRVTVPLELMGAAFHELGAPDRLPIRMQGGALRPLHYDSPHASAQVKSAILIAGLTGSADVVVTEPFLSRDHTERMLGRLGVPLRRGLNPDGRPEVTLSPVAELDAFEIEVPGDLSSAAFMIAHALFSASVPVRIRDVGLNPARTGFLDVVQRMGGRVSVENVRESCGEPLGDIVVEQSGLRSAHITAEEVPSLVDEIPVLAVLAAHAEGTTVIEGAGELRVKESDRITAMVDNLRAVGASAEERPDGLVVHGNPVRRGSGSPLRGAVRVHGDHRIAMAFGVLGAVTGGAVRVDDPDAVAVSFPGFWDMLADSAERQP
- the cmk gene encoding (d)CMP kinase — its product is MIIAIDGPAGSGKSSTARAVARELGFRHLDSGAFYRALTYAAMERGIPPAEWPKFDEARLESFHVSAEPADTGFRMLLAGNDISGPIRRAEVNALVSAMARVPAVRDWLLRTLRETARHTDLVADGRDMGTVVFPAADLKIFLVADPAVRAQRRLTQMGLPVDEESVRDEVDRIEARDRADSSREVAPLRQATDAVLLDTTDLTFDAQVARIVELARARSHDSGPATP